AGCAGATTGTTACAGCAACGATGTTGTACTCGATGACAATGGATGTGCAAGTTTCAACCTGTTTTGCGACCAAGTAGGCTCTACTTTTGTTGAATTAAGCATTCCTGGCCGACACAACGTATGTAACGCCGTTGCGGCCGCATCAATTGCACTTGAATTTGGTGCTAGCTTAGAAGATATAAGATTAGGTTTAGCTGAAATGACACCCGTTCAAGGCAGATTAAACCTTCATCGTTTAGATGAAAATTGTAAATTAATTGACGATAGCTATAACGCCAATGTTGAATCAATTAAAGCTGCTAGTGATCTACTCGCCAGCTATCCAGGCAAGCGTGTACTGATTCTTGGAGATATGGGTGAGCTTGGCACAAATGCACGGAGCTACCATCAAGAAGTGGGCGAATATGCAGCAGGTCGAGATATCGATGAGCTATTAACGCTTGGTGTATTAAGTCAAAGCACTGCTGATGCATTCAATCAACGTAAACCTTCTCACGGCAAACACTTCAGCGAGCGCAGCGTTTTATTAAAGCACCTTGCTCAAGTATTGGCAGGTGAGCAGCAAGAAATTTCGATATTAGTGAAAGGATCCCGTAGTTCTCATATGGAGTTGGTTGTTCAAGATATTAAAAAGTGGCGTAGTGGCCAAATGCATGAGGAAATTGCTTAATGTTACTTTGGCTAAGTGAATACCTAACTCAATATTTTACCGCGTTTAACGTTTTCTCATATTTAACGTTTAGGGCAATTGTTTCCACGTTAACGGCGTTGGGTGTTTCTTTATATTTTGGTCCTAAATTAATACGCTACTTACAACGAATGCAAATTGGTCAAACGGTACGTGACGATGGGCCTGAAAGCCATTTATCAAAATCAGGTACACCAACCATGGGCGGCATTTTAATTTTAGCTGCCATCGTGTTTAGTGTTTTATTGTGGGGCGACTTAACCAATCGTTATGTGTTAACCGTGCTGTTTGTCGTGGTCAGTTTTGGCATTATTGGTTTTGTTGATGATTATCGTAAAGTAATTCGCAAAGATTCTAATGGTTTAATTGCGCGCTGGAAATATTTTTGGCAAACGGTGTTAGGGTTTGGCACTGCATTATTCTTGTATTCAACGACACAGCAAGCATCTGAAACGGCACTCATAATACCGTTTGTCAAAGATGTGCTACCACAATTAGGTATGCTTTATATTTTATTAACCTACTTTGTCATAGTGGGTACAAGTAACGCGGTTAACTTAACAGATGGTTTAGATGGATTAGCTATTGTTCCAACCATTATGGTGGCGGCGGCTTTTGCAGTATTTGCTTATGTAACCGGCAATATTAATTTTTCAGCCTATCTCAACATTCCATATATCCCACTGACCAGTGAGTTGGTGGTGGTATGTACGGCAATTGTTGGTGCAGGTTTAGGGTTTCTTTGGTTTAACACCTACCCAGCACAAGTATTTATGGGTGATGTTGGCTCTTTAGCCTTAGGTGCGTCCTTAGGCGTCATTGCTGTACTTGTTAGGCAAGAGTTGGTGTTGTTCATTATGGGGGGCGTGTTTGTCATGGAAACGGTCTCTGTCATTTTACAAGTAGGCTCTTACAAACTACGTGGTCAGCGTATTTTTAAAATGGCGCCTATACATCATCATTATGAATTAAAAGGTTGGCCTGAACCACGCGTTATTGTGCGCTTTTGGATAATTTCTTTAGTGCTGGTATTAGTCGGCTTAGCAACGTTGAAACTTAGATAATTAGTAAGGTTTGTAATCAATAACATGAAATTAAATGTTGTCAATCATTATAAAAACAAACGCATTGTGGTGTTGGGTGCAGGCCTAACGGGCATGTCTTGCGTGCGTTTTTTACAACAACATAATATTTCATGTTTATTAAATGATAGTCGTGACAATATTATTAATGGTGCTGAGTTTACGCGTACTTATCCAAGCAATACGTTAGTCACCGGTTTGTGGGATCTTGATGAAATTAGTCAGGCCGACATCCTCATTGTTAGTCCAGGAATAGATTTGCACGCTGAAGATCTTTTTCCTCATATCTCAATGGGCTGCAAAGTTATTGGCGACGTTGAACTTTTTTGTCAGTTAAATGATAAACCAATTGTTGCTGTTACTGGCTCAAATGGTAAATCTACCGTCGTCAGTATTTTATCGCATATTGCT
The Thalassotalea hakodatensis genome window above contains:
- the mraY gene encoding phospho-N-acetylmuramoyl-pentapeptide-transferase, yielding MLLWLSEYLTQYFTAFNVFSYLTFRAIVSTLTALGVSLYFGPKLIRYLQRMQIGQTVRDDGPESHLSKSGTPTMGGILILAAIVFSVLLWGDLTNRYVLTVLFVVVSFGIIGFVDDYRKVIRKDSNGLIARWKYFWQTVLGFGTALFLYSTTQQASETALIIPFVKDVLPQLGMLYILLTYFVIVGTSNAVNLTDGLDGLAIVPTIMVAAAFAVFAYVTGNINFSAYLNIPYIPLTSELVVVCTAIVGAGLGFLWFNTYPAQVFMGDVGSLALGASLGVIAVLVRQELVLFIMGGVFVMETVSVILQVGSYKLRGQRIFKMAPIHHHYELKGWPEPRVIVRFWIISLVLVLVGLATLKLR